A DNA window from bacterium contains the following coding sequences:
- a CDS encoding M23 family metallopeptidase, with product MPTKHGLTIFFVPHNRKDSVSIRLKGWHVIAVTIILGISIILFLIGVLLGGRSAKLIAENRAIKAENEMLRQQRVKILKLEKELATTSELRKWMQDIVSVKENNENPPATANTSKIGITSLLDSPFKSRLLPELDEASEAIRRRRDFVPKGLPAKGAITAHFGDMDSRFLKPHSGVDIASAEGSDVLATATGVVSGIISDPVLGNAVEIDHLNGFVTRDGHMKAIIAKHASWIERGDKIGTVGSSGRTEGAHVHYVVTKDGVPVNPEEENEKINEKGQYGKNGS from the coding sequence ATGCCAACAAAACATGGCTTAACAATATTTTTCGTGCCTCACAACCGCAAAGACTCGGTCAGTATTAGGCTTAAGGGTTGGCATGTTATAGCTGTGACAATAATCCTCGGAATTTCAATAATCCTCTTTCTAATAGGTGTCCTATTAGGAGGGCGTTCTGCCAAGCTGATTGCCGAAAATCGAGCCATTAAAGCAGAAAACGAAATGCTCAGGCAACAACGAGTCAAAATCTTGAAGCTCGAAAAAGAGCTTGCTACTACCTCTGAACTCCGAAAATGGATGCAAGATATTGTCTCCGTTAAAGAAAACAACGAAAACCCACCTGCAACTGCAAATACTAGCAAGATTGGAATAACCTCGCTTTTAGATTCGCCTTTTAAGTCGAGGCTTTTACCGGAATTGGATGAGGCCAGCGAAGCCATCCGCAGACGACGGGATTTCGTCCCAAAAGGACTTCCAGCAAAGGGCGCAATCACCGCTCATTTCGGGGACATGGACAGTAGATTCCTCAAGCCCCATTCCGGTGTGGATATTGCATCTGCCGAAGGTTCCGATGTCCTTGCAACTGCTACCGGTGTGGTTTCAGGGATAATATCCGACCCGGTTTTAGGAAATGCAGTAGAAATAGATCATTTGAACGGCTTCGTCACACGAGATGGACATATGAAGGCAATAATTGCTAAACACGCCTCTTGGATAGAGCGTGGAGATAAAATTGGAACCGTCGGGAGTTCCGGCCGAACCGAGGGCGCACATGTGCATTACGTTGTTACGAAGGATGGCGTGCCTGTTAATCCCGAGGAAGAAAATGAGAAAATTAATGAGAAAGGTCAATATGGCAAAAATGGAAGCTGA
- a CDS encoding polymer-forming cytoskeletal protein, whose protein sequence is MRKVNMAKMEAEQRLNTIIGPGSRVEGDLDVQGGLRVDGTVEGKITATGPLTVGKEGIIKAPSISTSSSTIGGNVEGDILSPEKIRMEPSARVNGNIVTKVLIIEEGAIFSGKSNLPEKNETKP, encoded by the coding sequence ATGAGAAAGGTCAATATGGCAAAAATGGAAGCTGAACAAAGGCTAAATACAATAATCGGTCCCGGAAGCCGTGTCGAAGGTGACCTCGATGTTCAAGGAGGGCTCCGCGTCGATGGCACTGTCGAAGGAAAAATCACTGCGACAGGCCCATTGACCGTCGGGAAAGAGGGTATTATCAAAGCACCATCGATATCTACCTCGAGTTCCACAATCGGCGGTAATGTCGAGGGTGATATTCTATCCCCGGAGAAAATTCGCATGGAACCCTCCGCGCGTGTGAATGGTAATATCGTCACAAAGGTGCTTATTATCGAAGAAGGAGCTATTTTTTCTGGCAAGTCCAACTTGCCAGAAAAAAATGAAACTAAACCATAA